A stretch of Telopea speciosissima isolate NSW1024214 ecotype Mountain lineage chromosome 11, Tspe_v1, whole genome shotgun sequence DNA encodes these proteins:
- the LOC122645116 gene encoding uracil-DNA glycosylase, mitochondrial, translating to MVNEDLYCCKTYGMDDEKVKVFGCPRTRIAKEGDRVQFYIPFFSPRLATQPIGTPIFFVMFRVLYLGPFFPLSHSLNLAMASSKALTEFFQPAKRLKVLPSAETLSSKPIISVLCHTSASESDKSGDGGLRSDSPSSLTIEQKTRIEFNKSLARSKLNLRICTERISKSKADGVDYVKLEDLLVEETWLEALTGELQKPYAKNLCKFVEREMRGSVPIYPPSHLIFNALNSTPFDRLKVVIIGQDPYHGPGQAMGLAFSVPEGVKAPSSLVNIFKELQQDLGCSIPSHGNLERWAIQGVLLLNTVLTVRHHDANSHAKKGWEPFTDAVIHTISEKKSGVVFLLWGNSAQKKSSLIDESKHHILRAVHPSGLSANRGFFGCRHFSKTNQILEKMGVLPINWQL from the exons ATGGTGAATGAGGACCTGTACTGTTGTAAGACCTATGGAATGGATGATGAAAAAGTTAAGGTTTTTGGTTGTCCAAGAACACGAATCGCAAAAGAGGGCGATAGGGTACAG TTTTACATTCCCTTCTTTTCGCCAAGATTAGCTACTCAACCCATCGGAACACCCATTTTCTTTGTAATGTTCCGGGTATTGTATCTG GGACccttcttccccctctctcaTTCTCTGAACTTGGCAATGGCTTCTTCCAAAGCCCTAACGGAGTTCTTCCAACCCGCCAAACGATTGAAGGTCCTTCCATCCGCCGAAACCCTATCTTCCAAACCCATCATCTCCGTTCTCTGCCACACTTCTGCTAGCGAATCTGACAAGAGCGGCGATGGTGGTCTCCGAAGCGACTCTCCTTCCAGTCTCACCATCGAGCAGAAAACCCGGATTGAATTTAATAAATCTCTCGCAAGATCGAAACTCAACCTCAGAATCTGCACCGAGAGAATCTCTAAGTCCAAAG CTGATGGAGTGGATTATGTGAAACTTGAGGATCTTCTGGTTGAGGAGACCTGGTTGGAAGCTCTTACTGGAGAGCTTCAGAAACCCTATGCGAAGAATCTGTGCAAATTTGTTGAACGTGAAATGCGTGGCAGTGTACCAATCTACCCGCCTTCTCATCTAATTTTCAATGCTCTTAATTCAACCCCTTTCGACAGACTCAAAGTTGTGATCATTGGCCag GATCCTTATCATGGACCTGGTCAAGCAATGGGCCTTGCTTTCTCAGTGCCAGAGGGAGTCAAGGCCCCTTCTAGTCTGGTTAACATAttcaaggagcttcaacaagaTTTGGGCTGTTCTATTCCCTCTCATGGGAATTTAGAACGTTGGGCAATACAG GGTGTTTTATTGCTTAACACTGTACTCACTG TGAGACATCACGATGCTAATTCTCATGCAAAGAAGGGGTGGGAACCATTCACTGATGCGGTTATCCATACAATCTCTGAAAAGAAAAGTGgagttgtttttcttctttggggAAACTCTGCTCAAAAGAAGTCAAG TTTGATTGATGAGTCAAAGCACCACATTCTCAGAGCTGTTCATCCTTCTGGCTTATCTGCAAACAGAGGGTTCTTTGGCTGCAG GCATTTTTCTAAAACAAATcagattttggagaaaatgggTGTTCTCCCCATCAATTGGCAACTATAG